Genomic window (Acidobacteriota bacterium):
CCAAGTCGGTGCGAATGGCGGTGAAGCGCGACGCGTCGATCGAAACGCTGCCGACTACAAAAGGAGCGTTCTAACTTGGAGTTCCGCTTGGAACTCTGAACGGGAATAAATGAATGAATATCGCGATCGTCAAATACAACGCCGGCAACGTCGAATCGGTGCGCAACGCGCTCAAGCGGCTCGGCGTTGAATCGGTCCTGACGGATGACGCCGAAACGTTGCGGGCCGCGGACCGCGTCATCTTTCCGGGCGTTGGCGAAGCGTCGTCGGCAATGCGCCATTTGCGCGAAACCGGGCTTGACGAGGTGATACGCTCGCTCAAGCGACCGGTTCTCGGGATCTGTCTCGGGATGCAGCTTTTATGCGGATCTTCTGCCGAGAACGAGACCGAATGCCTTGGCATTCTTCCGCACCGCGTGCGCCGTTTCGAGTCGGATACCCTGAAGATTCCGCACATCGGCTGGAACAATATTCACGGACTTCGGGGAC
Coding sequences:
- the hisH gene encoding imidazole glycerol phosphate synthase subunit HisH, translating into MNIAIVKYNAGNVESVRNALKRLGVESVLTDDAETLRAADRVIFPGVGEASSAMRHLRETGLDEVIRSLKRPVLGICLGMQLLCGSSAENETECLGILPHRVRRFESDTLKIPHIGWNNIHGLRGRLFDGIEESSYVYFVHGFYVERGSDTTAKCLYGCEFSAAVEHANFFATQFHPEKSGGTGAKILANFLSIEV